In the Hevea brasiliensis isolate MT/VB/25A 57/8 chromosome 8, ASM3005281v1, whole genome shotgun sequence genome, atataaatttcttaatttgtaattttatctTGAGCCTTTTGAGTTTGAAGTTTAACTTATTTGTTACTGTAAAATAAATGACAGCTTCATAGTAAGAAAAGAAATCGGCTATTTCAAGAACGCTTGGACAATTTGGTATATGTGAAGTACAATAGAGCGTTGCTACGCCGACACACTTTTGGGGATATCACAACACCTATTGATTTGGCAAATATTGATGAGAGTAATGAATGGTTGCTTGGTGAATTAGAAAAAGGTGAtggggatgatgatgatgatgattctcTTGTTTTCATGAATGACGTATTGACCTGGGGTGATGTTGGTAGAGCAGCTGGAGTTTCTGAATCTCGTTATGAATCGAGATCGGCTGCAAGATCAACACCACCAGTTGAAACTCCATCATTTCGAAGGCCTCGTGCAATGAGAGGTGCATCCTCTTCGCaagttgatgatgatgaagaggagGAAGAATTTGTGATGGCCGTTGTTGAAAATGAAGATGATTTTGGAAATCTTGATGATGAGTAGTTTTAGTTATAAGTTTTTTATGTACttattgcattttgtttattatgACTTACAACTTATTTTTATGTATTAAAGTCTGAActtctataatttatattttctattatgtgacttatgacttatttctaattttttatttattatgtataattTTATAGCGTCACTTTTATCATATACATCTGCTGAAAATTCAGGTATGAACTATTTCTTTTTTTAACATCTCTTATTATTATGTGTGTTTTTACTTAtgctatatattttaattttacagtCTCATACTTTCATTTGTATCTTATACTTAAGCTGGAAATACAGGTATGCactattttcaatttctcttattttagatataaacatagtgtaaatcatattttttttctttttaatatgtttttttacttatcaactatttaaaagtatatatatatatatatatatatatatatatatatatatatatatatatatatatatatatatatatatataatttaaacaattaaggTTATGGCGCATTGCTTCAAAAAGGCCCTCGCCTCGCCTCGCCTCGCCTCTCGCCTAAAGCCATAGAATACTCTATAGCCTTAGTGTCGCCTTTTGCCTTGATAACACTGATATGAAGTGTAAGAACTTCGTTTCTTAATATTTATTGCATGTAATCAGAAAAAGGACATTTTTACACACTGTTCTCAACATCAACGCTGAACCAGCTGAAATTTTGAATTAAGTTTCATTTATAAAATACATCAACGCTAGTTTAAAgagttttttcctttttatttgatAATAAAAATGATTACTCTTGATATCAGATATAAAATTTGCAATGTGTTGGAATTTGATGTAACAGTAATGGTTTTGTGATGTGATGACAGTATAATGTATATCATCTTAACCACTATGTTAAATAAACATATCAATTTATAGGTAAAAAGTAGGGGCATTACTTGTTCAACATGAAGCCACTATTTTAAACTGGATTCAAATACCACCATTATGCTTGGTCCAGGAGGTTATGCATGTTTTATGGCTTGGATATGGTCCATGTACATTATAAACAGCTTTATTAATATCATAGTTTTCACTTTCAAAACTTTTCAGATCCCAACAAATGAAGCTGGTTTGATTGAGTATAGATGCCATCCATTTTGGTCCCAGAAATACTGCCCATCACATGAACATGATAACACAGCTCGATGCTGCAGTTGTGAACGCGTGGAGGTATTTACCTAAGCTAGCGCAAAAAATTGTATGGTCCAATAGTCATCACTTTGTCAGGAAGAAATACAATGGGTAATGGTTATTGTTATTTTCTTTGTCTTTTCCATTTAATGCATCTTGAAGTCTTAGAATGCAAGATACTATACTTTGGAAGACAGACGAAGCTTATGCTTAGAATGCATGGAATCTGCTATTATGGACACTGGTGATTGCCAACCCTTTACCATGCCATCAGGGACCACTATGAAGGGATGAATGTGAAATTGGATCAGCAGATTCCTATGCTTCTGGTTGAAAGACAAGCACTCAATGAAGCTAGAGTTGGGGAGAAAAATGTAATATTTGATCTCCTGCTATATCATGTAGATTTGTGTATGAAATTGCCCTTATTCATTTGTGTTTCTTTCCAGGGTTATCATGACATGCCTGAGACAAGGGGTCTATGCCTTTCAGAAGAGCTGACTGTTACCAGTGTATGATACAAGACAACTATGCTATTAGTTTTTGTAATACTAACCTGGTGGTTTATGAGTGAGGAATTGAATTGATACTTTCTCTTTGATTATATCCAGATACAGAAGAGGCCAAGAATTGGTGGTAACCGACTAGTTGGAATTAGTACTCAACCACGAAAGCTGACTCGGAAAAGTTGTGAGGTTACGGCCATTCTTGTACTTTATGGTCTTCCAAGGTAATAGTCTGGGTGGTTTTCACTTCTCTTTATCAATTTGTTGATTGATTGGAGTCATGCATCTGGGTTTGCCAAAATTTCAATGAAGGGTCATGGGTTCCTCCTTcctgttttaaaaaaaaaatctattcctATTTTTAAGAGATTATGTAAATCTACCCAGTTTAATTGAACACACACATTATAGTCCAAAGTTGCTCAGTTTAAACATGACTGCAATCAGTGAAGTTATAAAAACAGAAGTTCCTATTTATTTGTCTGTTTATTATTTggggattggggccaagtttgtCAAAGCATTTCTGTATTAATACAAAGAtttcaaccaaaaaaaaaaaaaagaagagcaaATGACTTGGAGCATGCATAATTAGATCAATCTTAACAGGAATATCAATAGAATCCATAGCATGCTATACTTTTACTCGTCCCAATTTATTAGCATCCTTGTTGAAGGCAGACTCATAATTTGATTTATCTTTTCATTGCTAAGATATCAACCAATTCTCTAACATGCTGAACTTTCTTTATGTTCCTGCTTTTGGAAAATCCCATTTATTGATTTTCTTGGTAGATGCAGACTACTAACAGGTGCTATTCTTGCCCATGAGTTGATGCATGCCTGGTTACGCCTTAAAGGTGGGTGGGATAGATGCCTATCTAATTGTTCTAcctggaatttttttttaaattacatggtttatttttttcatttccttTCTAATAATGTAGGTTACCGTAATCTTAATCTTGAGGTAGAGGAAGGTGTCTGTCAAGTGCTCTCATATATGTGGCTTGAATCAGAAGTATTTCCGTCTAAAGTCATGCCATCTACTTCAGTAGCTTCCTCTTCATCATCCTCTTCAAAAAAGGGAGGCAAGTCCAATGTTGAAAATAAACTGGCTGAGTTTTTCATGCATCAAATTGCCAATGATGCTTCACTATCACTAGCTTATGGGGGAGGATTCAGGACTGCTAAAGCTGCTGTCAATAAGTATGGTTTACGTTGCACTTTGGATCATATTAAGCTTACTGGGCATTTCCCATTGTAATACTAACAAAAGTTATATGTTGCTTCATGCCTTTATCTCTTCTTTGGTCTGATTTGATGTAGTATTTTGCCCTTGAGGAAGTTTGGACAGCTCTCCCTTAAATTTTCTTTGGGGTCCTATATGACACATGTCCAAAAATACTCTTCAAGTTTAATAATATGCATTGACTATGTCCTATTATTATTTAGTCATTAAATGATTCTTTCAGTTCTATTATGTTTTAGCTGCAATTGTCATGCTCTAGGCATACCCACTTGTTAATTATATTCATTTGGTAACAAAGCAGGGAGAGCAAAAAACATAACCGTTATGTGGTCGAGCAATTGTGAAACTATCAATTAAGGTGCATAACCTAATATGTTGCCAAACTGATCATGAACCATTAAAGCTTATGAAGCTAATTGAAAAAGATTTCATTTTTGTTCTTATTCTATGATTTTTACAGTGCTTTCATATTTGAGCAATACTGGCTTTGAATGGCTGATGTATTCAAGATAGATATAATTCAATTCAGTTAGATTACTTGTTATGTGCAGAATGGAAGATGTTATTGTCTCTCTCACTCCCCTTCCCTCTCTCTGCCTCTGCCAGGTAACTGCCAAGTCTGCCAAGATAAAATGTGCAGACTATTACATAcagcaaaggaaaaaaaaaaaaaaaaaactttaaactcTACATTATTTTATGCAGAGAAAAAAATCTGAAACCGAGAAAGTAACAGCTACAAAACTGAAGGCAGACTTGTGATAGCTATAATTTTATTCTTAGTTTAAGAGTTCATTGTACACAGGAAATGAGATTCGCCATGAAAGAGCCTATAACCCATGTGCGAGCAGCAATTCAACACCAAACTCACATTGTTATGAAAAACAATCCCACAAAAATAAAGAACACAATTTATAGTGGCTCGATAAAAGTTTTACTCCAAAAACAATCAagtaaaaaataattacaaacacTAATTTTCTCAATAATTACTATTACAATTCAAGGCTGCAAATTTTGGTGGAACCAATCAACAAAATTTATTCTCTTCACCATCATCATGACAAGATAAGGTCAGAACAAATCACTGTAATGCTGTCAGCAAGGTAAGTGTGAGACAATGCCAAAGGCTATTAACAGTATTGCACTTTTATAAGATCAAGAATAAAAATTCTCCTTACAATTACAAATGCTTGAACAAATACAATGGAAATGCATAAAAAAAGAAATTGGCTTTTAGGGACTTGAAGGTATTTTTTGGACGACAAAACAAAGTTTGTAGATAAGAGGCATAAGCTGCATCAGCAGATTGATTCTGAATTGTATTGTCACATAGTTTCACAAGCTGATGGTGATGAAACTACAAATGTCGACAATCCAGTGTCAGTTGGATGTCCCAGTTCTAGATGAGGGTGATAAGAAACTGGACTACTGAAAAAGTATCACCAATGGTATTAATTTCTGTGAATTGTTAGGACAAACTGTTAAGAATACACTTGAAATATGATTGAGCTTTGACCTATCTACACTTAAAAATATAATTCTCACAGTAGCATAACAAAATTATGCACCATGAGAAAACCAATGGAGCACAACCGAAAATGCTGTTGCATAACAGTGCATTGATTGTTTCGTTTGTGCATCAGCCTCCGAAAAATGCTCACAGCAACTATAATTTGGCAGTAACATCTGCTAACAGCAATTTCAAAGTCTCATAGGTCATAAAACAAATGCCAACACCAGGTATGACTTTGTAGTATTCAGGCATAATGCCTCTATATAGACCCCAAAAGCCTTCGGTCTGGATTATATGCTTGAATGTACCAAAAAGACCTGTTGTGTAAACACGGGCCCGGCCACCTGCCCCTTCCAATTGCTTCCGTCGTCTCACAAGATCAAGAGGAAATGTTGCTGCGGAGTTAAACAGAATGCATTATTCTTGAGCAATGTAACTCTTTTTAACTGGACCAGATTTGTGAAGATAATAAAAATTATGCAGGTCTCAaatgttcatatatatatatatatatatatatatatatatatatatatatatatagtgcacATTAAACATTGGCAAAGTCACAGGAATAATAATCTCAAAAGCCAATGAAttacttaaaaaaagaaaatccaCATTGGGTATTATGAAGTTCTATTCCATTACCACTTATCGGATACTGCCATAACAGAGGCTACCTTGCGCTTGcatgcaaaagaaaatttaccaATGCAGCTATCATAGACAATTATAAGTGATATTAATATCAAACAAAAGGAACATACCAAGTTCTAGCTCACCAAGAGAATTTGGACTTATAGCTGCTTCCAGTACAGTTCTGCTTATCCTTAGGGTCAAATACTTTTTGACATGAGCAATAAACATAAGAGGAAAGTACAAAAAAGTATCCCAAGGTTTCGCACTCTAACATTTAGGGACTTGTGATTCAATTTTTGACAAAATAATATCCTAAGCTTTACTTTGCTGATACTTAGAAGACAAATGCACTAATGCCATTAATTTTAATGACATGGCAGTGCAAGTTTAAtaaaacaatattttttttttaaaatgtttcAGGTCCCGCAAataatatgaaattaaaaaacatttgaGTTAGTAATTTTTtactgaaaaaaatattttattttacttacTATACATTGCCATGTTAGCAAAATTAACGACATCTGATGGAGTAAAGCTCATGGTATCATTTTGTCAAAAATTGAACCATAGATCCCTAAGTGTCAAAGCCCAAAAACCTCAAGGTACTTTTTTTGTATTTTTCCCTAAACACAATCGATTAACTACAAAGTTTATACAAAAAACTATGGGTCATAATTAATCTTTGTGCATGCATTTGCATCAGCTCACTTTGAATTAACCTTTTTTTTTAGTACAAACCAGTGGGCAGCACCTTTGACAACTGCATCACCAGGATTCCACATCCTAATTTAATGCAATTGGCAAGGAAACCTAATTGAGAAGCATACCTCAAAGAGGACACCTCTCACATTTGATTACTGAGAGAACAGTACTAGTTCACCTGAGAATAGTGCCACCTATTATAGAATCAACTGCAATGCTTGGGGAGACAAGTTCCACAACAAATGTTGGAGAAATGAAGTTAATGCAGTTGAGATTCTTAAATAGAAAGTAAAGTTAGATGGAAGGCAataaaatggttttttttttttcttcctcgaCTTCCTTACTAAATTATCAAATGCAAGATATAAATAACTCCTGTCGGGTCTCTGGCTCTAGGGGTCAGTCTGGTTAGATACTTAATGCAGAGCCTGCACCACACCTTGCTTCTctgcatcaaaagcataataaacagcTACAACAATTAACTTCTTTGATTACATATTGACATCATTTAATCAGATAAAGAGTAGTCCAATGAAAAGTTTACCAAACATACAGTCAGTTAATTTCTGTGACAAGTGAAAAAAATACTTTAACCTTTACATCGCCTGTTCCTCTGTCTTATGGTAAACATAGGGAGCAGACATGACATGAAAAGGGCTACTATTCAAAGAAAATATGCAGCGAAAAGATTATTCAAGGAATATGTGCAATCATTTTGCAGAAAATTACACACAAAACATTAATCATGGTTGACAGACTTGAACTGTGGACACTTAGCTGAGATGAACTTTCAAGAGCAAAGACCATGCTTTGTTTGAATAACAAAACACTAGTATATCTCAGTTAAAATGTGCAAGAAGCCTTTCACTTAAATTTTTCAGGTTAATCACCTGTTGAGGATGCAATTCCCGATAGACTGCCACAAGCCAAACTCACTGCGACAGTAGGATCATGGGGCCTGAAACAAAGTAGACAATTGTAAAAGATTACAACAGAAAATAGGTTTAGTGGAATAGTCTTATAGCAACCATAGTATTACTGAGCCAACTAGGATGGTTACCTGTGTGATTGCCAAAAAGATCGTAACGTCTCATACACTGAAAAGCTGATAGCTATACTGGGCCCAACACCCTGCATtagtattaaattaatatatataaaaaataatgggACTTGTGACATTTGTCTAGAGTAAATGTTATGAACATAACCACAGAATGATACCAAAAGTGTTGTTCCCAGTCCCTTGTAGAGTCCCAAAACACCCTCCTCTCTGATAATTGTTCGTAATGCATACAATATACCTCTGTAATAGATAATATTTGTCTGCAGATTTAGAATAAAATGAATTAATAAACAAGCAAAATGAACACATGGAAATATAACTACTACTTCAAAAGCAAATAATAGGCTAACATTTCTTCACTCCTttctaaaataaattttgaattacaatttgggAAATGATAGCAGTGTTGTCTatctcaaatatatatatatatatatatatatatatatatatatatatatatgtaaagagCAGTGTTCATGTCCCTGAATATGCCAATCATGTTGACAAACCACACTAGAAGCAGGAAAAGATAAGGAAGCTAAAAAACACAATTATGAGCCACATCTCTAAAGGCTATACAAATCTCATCTTACCTGAGCTGCAAGGCGTGTTCTTACAAGATCCAATGGATATGTAACAGATGCTGCTGTTATTCCAGCCATACCACCGCCTACAAAAGGAACAAAGACATCTCCACCCACATTTTTCCTGTGGCTTTCTAGTCCAGGTATCATATGTAGCAACTGCAACAAAAAATCGCTTTATCAAAGTTTGAGCTACAAGGAGTAAATCTTAGATTCTGCACTAACAATGCAATCAAACCATGTTTCAATAACCATTCATGCAAGTTTAGAAACCTTTTTATAGTGTTCGTATGAATAAAAATTGACAGATGAGTAAGGCAACCGATGAGCAATTGTGACAAGATTCCCCTTCCAGAAAGCTCTAAATCCTTCCTCCCTAAATATTCGAGATGCCTCATGCCATATGCTAGCCTTTCTCAATGTTGCAACATCAGAGTGCATACCTTGCACCTACAAATATAAGGTCATTAAAACAATGGTGCTCAATTTACACAATCGGTGTTCAAAAACCCATATTGAACAGCTAAGGTTAGAATAACAAAAGATTCCAAAGCGTTCATTTGTTGAGCCAGCATGGCACCTTAAATAACTAAACCAACCACAAATTTTATGATAAACATAAAAAATGAAAGATTAGGCATGTGTCTATAGCTATCAGCAGCAAAAGAAAGCCCTATGCAGGTCTCAGCTCATCCAtggccaaaaattattacaaccatgTCTTAGGAAATTAGCACATGCAAAACAATGAAGAAAGAAAGCTAAAATGCGTACAATATGAATCCACACCAAAGCATGCAACCATATTATAAAGTATCTCCTCAAGTAAGCATAAAATGAGAGTCATACTTCTCTATAAGAAGGATCCAGCAACTAAATGAACTGTAAGTCACATGACTGGTCATTGATGTTTACACATGAATAATACTACGAGAGGAAGAAAGGGATTCTCCAAATATAAAGGAGGTCagccatgaaaaatattttttggttCGTGTCTATGAGCAAGTCTTTGTAAcatgaaaacataatttaaaaatatgaaaaacataatttaaaaatatgaaaaacataatttaaaagttTTCCATAATAAGTCCTGGaacttattttataaaatatttaaaaaaatcacCATTTTTACCCATGTCTTAAAATTCCCCAAATCCAAGCATCAAGTTAGAATTGCAAGGTTGACAAAGATGAGCTCCAGATATACCCTCTACAGCCTTGACATTGAAAATCTCAACCTCTAGAACCTGTTTAGTCCATACCAACATTTTTGAATAAAGAGGAGCTGTTTAGCAACAAGCTAATAGCTAATAATTGCTCATTACAACTAGTAACAAAAGTTGCCAAATCAAGTCATTAACTACTTATTCACTCAAGTCAGACCATCCTGTAACattcttcactttttcatttgagTTGGCATTCGAAACTCCATTGATGGCATACTCCTCCAGGTTATCCATTGAAGCTCACATATTGTTTCCATTCCCACACGTTACCCCACGTATTCTTATTGTTTTAACACTTTGTTGCTTATCCACCGGATCCTTTGAATAACTGTCCATGGTGGCATTCAAATAAGCTCCTACCCACCAAGGAAAAAAAGAAGGCAACTTTACACCTCAAAACATGGCAAgttaaaaacatatatatatatatatatatatatatatatatatatatatatagatttttgTAGAAATTAAACCAGAACAAAAGCCCAAATTAAAAAACCTGGAACTCAGGTAAATGACACAAAATCCATGAATCAATCCTAAAAATGGCTAACAAAAAGAAACTGCCACCAATAGAATGATAAAAGagggaaaaagaaaaagcaaaagGGAAAACCTGAAAGAGTATAGTGAGGCGAGCAAGGGGTGCAGTGCAAGTCTTGCTAAGAGCACCCGCCATGCCACCGGCCATAAGCTGCGAAACTGTTCCGATCTGGGATTGCTGCTGTTGCACTGGCTTTTGCTGTTTCTTCTGCGAATTGAAAGCCCTCGTCCCTCCCTCTACCACCACTCCAACTCTTGCCTCTGTCTGCATCTCTCCTTCCCTCTCTTTACCTTTGCgtttcctcttcagaaaagggtctccataaaaaccctcttatattaaaaaaaacaaaaatgaaaaaaaaaaccagACTTTGTTTCACCCATTCGTGAACTAATAGAAACCCACAAAAAAATTTCTTCGAATCCTTATTCTGCTTTTGATTTCTAGCTCCGTGTGATCTCTGCTTATGGCGAAAGCAAAGTAACAAACAAGAAGAAGCAACAAAGCACAGATACTGCGTCGTTTTACTGTAACGTAACCCTGGGACCTAGAGATTCGTCGTTTGGTGCTTGGGTCGGTTTTGGACTTTTATGCTATCTGCTGTCAGTTTATGATATGCAAAACAGCATCAGCCGCTGATATGTTATATAATAGAAAGATATTATTGACTTTGACATAAGGGTAAGCGATCTTAACGGTTGAAATTAATTCCATGTGTAGGCAGGAAAATAGGGGAGTGTTTGGAAGGCCGAATAAGTAGAAGTTCGGTTTGGAATATTCTATGTAAGTTGGACTTCCAATGACGTGCTTTGGTTTGACAGATGTCCGATGCGATGGTTTAAAAGCC is a window encoding:
- the LOC110659806 gene encoding uncharacterized protein LOC110659806 isoform X2, yielding MQTEARVGVVVEGGTRAFNSQKKQQKPVQQQQSQIGTVSQLMAGGMAGALSKTCTAPLARLTILFQLLHMIPGLESHRKNVGGDVFVPFVGGGMAGITAASVTYPLDLVRTRLAAQTNIIYYRGILYALRTIIREEGVLGLYKGLGTTLLGVGPSIAISFSVYETLRSFWQSHRPHDPTVAVSLACGSLSGIASSTATFPLDLVRRRKQLEGAGGRARVYTTGLFGTFKHIIQTEGFWGLYRGIMPEYYKVIPGVGICFMTYETLKLLLADVTAKL
- the LOC110659806 gene encoding uncharacterized protein LOC110659806 isoform X1, which translates into the protein MQTEARVGVVVEGGTRAFNSQKKQQKPVQQQQSQIGTVSQLMAGGMAGALSKTCTAPLARLTILFQVQGMHSDVATLRKASIWHEASRIFREEGFRAFWKGNLVTIAHRLPYSSVNFYSYEHYKKLLHMIPGLESHRKNVGGDVFVPFVGGGMAGITAASVTYPLDLVRTRLAAQTNIIYYRGILYALRTIIREEGVLGLYKGLGTTLLGVGPSIAISFSVYETLRSFWQSHRPHDPTVAVSLACGSLSGIASSTATFPLDLVRRRKQLEGAGGRARVYTTGLFGTFKHIIQTEGFWGLYRGIMPEYYKVIPGVGICFMTYETLKLLLADVTAKL